The sequence below is a genomic window from Mycobacterium spongiae.
GCAACCCCGATCGGCTGACGCGTCGACGCGGACGCGTTGCATGAGACCGTCTACGTTGCTGAGCACCGCCGCTGGGGAGAGCATGGCAGTGCGCGGCGTGCCGGTGGAACCGGCGGTGCCCTGCAACACTGCGGGCGTGTGCGGCGCGGCGCAGAGCGGCGTCAATCGTGTCGACAGCTGCCCGCGCGCGGCCTCCCCGACGTCGTGCACGGCAATCGACGCGTCCGTGCTGCGCAGCAACTGGAGCACCGAGCCGTGGCTGAAGACCGTTGTCACACCAACGCCCACAAACCGGTTCACCGTCGAGGCCGCCCAGTGCCGCGGGTCTGCGCCGCGTACCGGTCCGGGCAGGATTGACACGCTCTGCCCGGCAAGCCACGTGCCTTGAAGCGCAGCGACCAGGTCGACCGTCGGCTCACCGACCAGACCGACTGCACCGGGGTTGTCCTCGGCGAGAATCCTTGCGGCGACGAGTTCGGCGCGCGCATGCACCTCTGGCCAGGGGTAGTGCTTCCAGGTGCCGCTGTCCTGGTGGAAAACGACGAGGTCATGAGCCGACGAGGTCATGGCCCGCGACAGGGCCGCCGCCAACACACTCATCGGATGGCCTGACCCCTGGCCCGGATAGCCGCTTCCAGGTCACCGACTGTGTCACAGCCGAGCAGATCTTCCTCGGAAAGCGCCACCCCCAGTTTGTCCTCAATCGCCACCATTCCCACCGCGAACGCGACCGAGTCCAGTCCGACGTCGTCGACCAGCCGGGACTGCGTGGTCACGCCGCTGACATCGACTCTGAGATCGTCACGAAGAATCTCCTCGAGGGCGGCACTGACCGCATCCGGAGTGCGGTCCATCAGTTCACCCCGAGGGCGGCACGCAGACTCGTGGGCCGAAGGTCGGTCCAGTTCTGTTCGACGTAACTCAGGCATTCCTCGCGGCTGGCTTCGCCGTGCACGACGCGCCAACCCGCCGGGATGTCGGCGAAGGCCGGCCACAGGCTGTATTGCTCTTCGTCGTTGACCAGCACGAAGAATGTGCCGGTGTCGTCATCGAAGGGATTGGTGCTCATCGCTTCTCCTCGGGTTGTCTGGGGTGGGAATGCTGGCGCCGAGCACCCGGTCGGACAACAGTCCCAGGCAGCTCAGGTTGGGAAATCCGGGACCCTGGGTGAGTCCGGAAAGGTTCGGTAGAAACAGCTTGGGCCTGACGTCGATGACAGACAGGTCATGGCCGATCGCTTCCTGCAGGCGGTCAGCCGTCAGGGGTCCACCCAGCCCGAGTTCGAGCAGGTCCAAAGCGTCCTGGCTGAATAGCGAGGTAAACCACAGCGGGTCGGCGCCGGACCCGTCGATAACAAGGTCGAAACCATGGACGGTTTCCAGGTTTTCGCTTCCCCGGTTGGTGCTCAGTGTCAACCGCACCTGTCCTCGGCGGCCCACCGCGTGGGCGACCCGGCCACGCAAGTGATGGATACGATCATCGGCCAGGAGCGCTTCCTGCACGCTGGCTGAGAATACTCCGCGGTCGGTACGGGCCAACGCATCACGCCGCTCGTCCATCGTCAGCGCTGCCCAGTCGGTAGGGTCAGAAAACAGCGAGTTCTCGAAAAAGCCTTCGCCGCGGGTGAACAACGTCACCTGCGGCGAGATGACAGTGATGGTGGAAACCCGATGCCGGAACAGCTCATTGAGCATCGACGCGGCCGTTTCACCTCCGCCGATTACTGCCACTCGCTCTGCCATGATGCGGTCATGACCGGCAGCGCGGTCCCAGAACTGCGCGATGGACAGCACGCGCGGGTTGCCGGGCAATAGCGACTTCTCGGCCTGACCAGGTCCGGTGATCATCAAAGCGTCGGCACGCACCGTGGTCTCGTGCGTACGCAGCTCCCAGCGGTTGCCGGCGACGGCGAGCCCGTCGACCTCGCCATGAATCACGTTGAGCCCAACCTGATCAGCCACCCACGCCAGGTACTGACTCCACTTGAGATGGGTGGGCGCCGGGCGGCCTCGGTCGATCCATTCCGCGAAGGACGCGGTTGCAATCAAGTACGACTGCCAGCTGTAACGGGTCATCCGCTCGTCAAGTTCGGCGTTGCGTCGCGGCACCAGCGCCGATCGGTAGGGAAACCCGACGTCCTTTTCCGGGCTGGTACCCAGCCGGTGCGCCCCGTCGGTCCAGCCGCCACTGCCCTGCCAGTTGGCCCCGACACCGATGCGTTCCACAGCAACGATGTCGGCGACATCAACGCCCATGTCGCGCAGCACGGACGCTTTGGCGGCGACGGCAACGGCCTTGGCTCCGGCGCCGACGATCGCAAGTGTGCTCATGTCGAGATCTGCTTCCTCACAATGCATCCACCAGCGTCGCGACCGCGTCGCGCCAGAGTCCGGACAATACGGTGGCCTCGAGCTCAGTGGTCAGCGATTCGCTCCAGATCCAGGTGGTCCGTAGCTGCGGACCCGCGTCGGTCTCCTGCACCACCGCCACCACGTCAAAGGTATAGCGCAGTGGCAGCCTGGGCTCGCTCGCTAGCGGGAGCAGCGTGGTCAGCTCTGGGTCGGTGATCACGCTCCACGGTGCCCCACCGGGTGCTCGTGAGCCGCCGTGAAAGCGCCCTAGATAATTGAACTCCACCTGGGGATGGGGCGCGGCGACGAGCTCGGGGTCACGTCGCTGGTAGCGCAACAGCCCGTAGTCCAGGCCACGGTTGGGCACCGCCGCAACATGGTCGGTGACGGTACGCAGCAACTCACGGCCCAGGGCAGGGTCGCGTCGGACACGATCGACATCCACCGGTGACTCGGTGCGGCCCAGCCGGACCGGGAAGACGTTCGTGAACCAGCCGACCGTGGCCGAGGTATCCACCGCAACCGCACCGGACCCGGAGCCGTCAACGAGCGCGTCTTCACGCCCGTGGCCCTCCACAGCCACTAGCACTCCCCCATCGGACGGCTCGCCGCGACGGATCCGCCATGAGGTCAGCGTCACTGTCAATGCGGTCAAGAGGAACTCCCGCGCTCCGATATCCGCGGACGCGGCGGCCAGCTTGTCCAACATGGCCCGGGTCTCGAACACATCATGGTGAACTTCGCTAGCCCGTAGTGACGCCCACGTGTCGAGCGTTGGATCAGGCATCCGCGCTCCCAGCGCCGGATCGGGACCAGCGAGCTCGCCCAGCCAGTAGTCACGTTGGGAACATATCTCGGCGCGGCGAGACCGCTGTTCCAACAACCGCGACCACTCTCTGTACGTCGTGTATTCGCCCGGAAAAGCCACCTTTTCGCACTCAACAAGCTGCGTCCACGCGCTTGCTAGAGCAGCGATCAACACGTACCACGACACGACATCGGTGGCCAGGTGATGCACCGCCAAGAGCAGGCAACTGCGGTCGTGTTCGGGGTCATCGCACCACAACGCTCCAACCATGGCACCAGTGAATGGGTTGATGCTGTCGAGCGTCCCACGCGCATGAGTCTTGATCGCGTCATCGATCGGCCCAACGACCCGGCTGAGGATGTCTGCTGCCCGTACCGAGCCCCGGCGGCGGCTGCTCAGCCGGTAATTGCCGGCCACCCCGTCGAGCCGTGCCCGCAACATCTCGTGGCGGTCCAAGACCGCCTGCAGCACTGTTTCCAGTTGGTCCGCAACGATTTCCGGAGGCAACTCGATCAGGACCGCCTGGCTGAACCGCTGGAAGTTTCCATACTCGTACATCCACGACACGATCGGCACGGGGACAATCTCGCGGTGGCGTTCGACCTCGTGGTGCGCATCGCGGGTTCCTGCTTCGCCGCTATCGATGGCAGCATCGACGGCCGCCGCGAGTTCCCGGATGGTGTCCGATTCGAGGATTAGCCGGGCCCGCAGCGCAACCCCGCGCGCCTTGGCCGCATTGACCACTGCGAGCGATGCGATGCTGTCCAAGCCCAGGTGCAGAAAATCGGCGGTGACGTCGACATCGGAATCGCCCAAGACATCGATGAACGCGTCGACCAACGCCACCTCGGTCGGCGTCTCGGGCTGGGTTGCCGGCCCTTGGGTGATGGTGATTGCAGCCAAGGCGTTTTCGTCGATCTTGCCGTGCGGGGTCAGCGGCAACTCTTCGAGAACGACGATGTGATGCGGGACCAGATAGCGCGGCAGCCGATGGCGCAGCATCGCCCGTAGTTCGGACACCGGCGGCCGATTCGGTCCGGCTGCCACGTATGCCGTGAGCCGCGAGCCACTGGCATGCCTGCGGGCGGTCACGTGACAACCGCGCACCGCGTGGTGGCTATTGAGCACTGCGGCGATCTCGCCCGGTTCGACGCGGAACCCGCGGATCTTCACCTGGTCGTCGCTGCGGCCCAGGAACTCCAACCCGCCATCCGGTAAGCGGCGCACGATATCTCCGGTGCGGTACATCCGGCCGCCGCTCCCGTTGCGCTCAGCGACGAAGCGTGCGGCGGTCTCAGGCGCGCGTGCGAGGTAGCCGCGGGTCAGCTGGTCTCCCGCCAGGTACAGCTCGCCGGCCACGCCGTCGGGAACGGGCCGCAGCCATGAGTCCAGAACATAGGCGCGGGTCGTGCGGGTCGGACGTCCGATGACCGGTCGTGCGTGCTCGGTGATCGCGGCGACGACGGCTTCGACCGTAGTTTCGGTGGGACCGTAGCAGTTGAAGGCCGTCAAGTCAGTGCGGGCACAGTGGTGCTGGATCCGCTGCCATGCGGCGACACCGAGGGCTTCGCCGCCCAGCGCGAGAACAGCCAGTGGCACGCGATCGAGCAGGCCGGCGCTGTGTAGTTGGCCAAACATCGATGGCGTGGTGTCGATCATGTCCAGATCGAAGGTGTGGATCGCCTCCACCAGCGCAGCGGCGTCGCGCTGCCGGTCGTCGTCGACGATGTGTACCGAGTGGCCGTCGAGCATGGCCACCAACGGCTGCCATGCCGCATCGAAGGTGAACGACCAGGCGTGTGCAACACGCAGTGGGCGCCCAATGCGCGCAGCTGCCGGCCGCAGGACGCGCTGGATGTGGTCGTCGGCGTAGGCGGACAGCGCCTTGTGAGTGCCGATCACACCCTTTGGCGCGCCGGTGGTTCCCGAGGTGAACACCGCATAGGCAGCATGCTCCGGCGGCACCGCGGCCGCCTGGTAATCGGCAGGCGGTGGAGCGGCGACCGAAGCGTTGAACAGTTCCTCGGCCGCTTCTTCATCAATGACGATCGGAACCGATGCCTGGCGGATGATCTCGCTGACACGCTCGCTGGGCATTCCCGGGTCGAGCGGCACAATCATGCCGCCGGCCTTGAGGACCGCCAACATCGCGACGACATAGCGCGGACCACGTGCCAGCGTGATCGCCACCGGGGTCTCGCCCGCCACCCCGCCGCGCCGCAGCGCCGCAGCGAGCCGATCTGTGAGTGCGTCGAGCTCGTGGAAGGTCAACTCGCCATCCGACCAACTAACCGCGAGCGAATCCGGTGTCGCCACGGCGATCTCGGTGAACCGGGTATGCACCGCCACCCCAGACGCACTCGCTTCAGACAGACCGCGCGTTCTCGGTTCGTGTTCGCCGTCGAGCAGAACGTCAATGTCGCGGAGCGGCCGGTCCCACCCGCTGACCATGCGTTGAACCACGGCCAGGAGCCGCCTGCCGAGGTCTTTGGGCGCCATTGTGCCCAGTGCGCCGTCGAGCACCTCCACCAGTACGGTGAGTTCACCGGTGACCAGATGAGCGGCGATGGTCACCGGGAAGTGCGACACACTCTCCATGGCCACGGGGCGGAATATCGCTCCTTTTGCGACGAACTCCGCAGCCCCCACCACCGCGCCGGGTGGGAAGTTCTCATACACCAACAGCGTGTCGAACAGCTCACCGATACCGCCGATAGAACGCAACTCGGCGTGTCCCAAATAGCTGTGGTCCCGCAACACGGCGAACTCACGTTGTAGCGCGAGGCATTGCGCCCCGACGGTCTCTCGGGGGTCCAACCGCATCCGCAACGGGACGGTGTTGATGAACAGGCCGATCATGGTCTCTACGCCCGACAGTTCGCTGGGCCTGCCCGACACGGTCACACCGAACGTCACATCGCTGCGGCCGGTGAATGCTGACAGGATGGTGGCCCAAGCCATCTGAACAAGCGTGTTGAGCGTGACCCCACGCCCGCGGGCGGCGTCGGTCAGCGCGGTAGTGGCATCACGCTCGAGGCGCACTTCGGTGCGTTTCGGAATCGCCACCTCCGGCGGACTGTCGGCCAGCGCTGGCGAGAGCAGGGTAGGACCGTCGAGGCCCTGGAGGTGTTGTGCCCACAATGCGCGGCTGGCGCTCTCATCCCAGTTGGCCAGCCAGCCGATGTAGTCGCGGTACGAACGTGGCGGTGGCGTCAACGCGCCGGTATCCCCACCGGCGCGATACAACGCGAGTAGTTCGGTGACGAACAGTGGCAGGGACCAGCCGTCAATGACGATATGGTGCGCGACGATAGTGAAATGCCAGTTTTCGTGCGGTAATTCGAGGAGCAGGAAGCGGATCAGCGGTCCGCGACCTATGTCGAAAGGACGTCGGCGCTCGTCGTCTTCCAGCGCTGCGACCTCAGCGTGGTCTGCTCGCAGATGCCGCCAGGGCACCTCGACGCTGCTCGGGATCACCTGTACCGGCCGGCTGAGATTGCCGTGGATGAAGCTGGCTCGCAGGTTCGGGTGCCGGGTCAGCATGGCTGCAGCGCAATCGCGCAGCAACCCAACGTCGAGCGGGCCAACCGCTTTGGCCGCCATCGCAATGACATACGGGTCGACGTCACCGGATTCCGCATCAGCGAGCGTGGCCATCGCGAATAATCCGCGCTGCAGGGGGCTGAGCGCTATCACATCCTCGAGGGCGGGTCGCGATGTAGCTTGGGTCACGGCTGCTGTTCCCATGACGCGGTCAAAGCCCCTAATTCGTCGGCAGAAAGCCCTGACGTGCTCATCGGCGCATGGTGTGTGTCGTCCGGCTGGGCGTCGTCGGCATGGCACTTGGCGTTCAGCGCGGTAGCGAGCTCATGCAGCACGGGGTGCTCGAAGACCATCCGGGGGGTTAGCGGCATTCCGGCGTCTCTGGCCTGTGCGGCTACTCGCACCGCGAGGATGCTATCTCCCCCGATGTCGAAGAAGTCGCTATGGCGCCCCGGCTCCGCCACCGCGAGTACATCGGAGAGGATGCCGGCCAGGGCGCGCTCGGTAGCCGTCTTGGGTGGCTCAGCGGCCACCGGGGCCGCCTGCGCCCGTGGCGGTCCGGAAGTTTCGGCCAGCAGTTCTAGTTGATTGTCGGCATTCCACACACCACGCTCGCCGCTGCGGTAGAGCCGCGATCCTGGCTGTGCCGCAAACGGATCAGCAACGAATCGCGTCGCCGTCAGCGCGGCTCCCGGTAGCCGGGCACGGCCGGCCAGGCCGCCACCGTGGTAGACGTCGCCGACCACCCCGAGGGGAACGGGTTTCAGCGCCTCGTCAAGAAGGTAGACCCGGGCCGGGCTGACCTCCGCGGTGGATTGGTCCAGAATGCGTTGTCTTTCTTGCGGTCCGGCAATATCAAGTTCGCGCAGGGTTTGGTCAGGACGATCGACGAACGCCTCAATGACACGCACGAGCCGGTCAGCGAAACGTTGGGCGGTGCTGCGCAGGTACAAGTCCGTGCGGTAGATGACGTGACCGCGGTAGGCGTCGTCGGAGGCGAAGAAGTTGACCGATAAATCCGCCTGTGCGAGGTCGAATGTCGGCTCCAGTGCGCTCAGGGAGGTGTCGCCGCCGGGGCCCGTAGTCATGACGCGACCCCGCGGCAACTGTTCGCGCACGTGCACGACGACGTCGAACAACGGATTACGCGACAGTGTCCGCCCCGGCCTGACGGCCTCGACGACACGCTCGAAGGGGAGGTCCTGGTGAGCGTAGGCCGACAGCAACATCTCCCTAGTTCGTTGCAGGATCTCCCGCAGCGTTGGGTTTCCGCCCAGGTCGTTGCGCAGCACCACGAAATTGATGAAGAAACCGACGAGTTGGTCCAGGTCCGGCTCATTGCGACCGCTCACTGGGGTGCCGATGGGGATGTCGATGCCGCCGCTGACCTTGTGCAGCAGTACCGCGACGGCCGCCTGCAGGATCATGAACTCAGTGGCGTTGAGTTCGCGGCTCAGCGCAGCGAGCTTGTCGCGTGTCGTTGACTCGATCCGGAACTCGACAGCATCACCGGAACCGCTGAGCAGTGATGGACGCGGGAAATCCGGGCGCAGACCGGCTTCGGCGGGCAATCCTTCGAGTTGGCGGATCCAATACTCGCGTTGCTTACCGGCGATGTCAGCGTTGTCAGCGAGCAACGCCGCCTGCCACGCGGAGTAGTCGGCATACTGCACCGGCAGCGGTTTCCACGCAGGCTCCTGCCCGGCGCCCCGCGCTTGGTACGCGGTCACCACGTCGGTCAACAACACGCCGGCGGACCAGTGATCGCCGGCGATATGGTGCATCACGACCGACAGCACGGTCTGTTCCTGCATGCTCAGCAATGCCACCCGGATCGGCCACTCGGTTTCCAGATCGAATACGTAACGTCGCTCGCTGTCCAGCTCAGCCTGGAGCCAATCTTCGCCGCTTCCCTCGGCACGCCGAACCGGTACCTTGGCGGGCGGGTGAATGACTTGGTATGGCAGGCCGTCGATTTCGCGGTAGATAGTACGCAGTATCTCGTGCCGTGCCACTACGTCAGTGATGGCCGTCGCAAGTGTGTCGGTGTCGCAAGGACCCTTGAGTGCCGCAACGAAGGGAATGTTGTTGACTGCGCTCGGCCCGTCGAGACGGTAGATAATCCAGCTGCGGAGCTGAGACGACGACAACGGCACCGGCCCGTCATGGTGTACCCGAGTCAAGTGCGGTCTTGTCGAATCCGCGTCCAGCGTATCGATGTGTGCGGCCAGCTCCACCACCGTGGCGAGTTCGAAGATTTCTCGCACGCCAACGTCGACATTGAACGCGTTACGCAGGGCCGCTGCGAGTTTGGTTGCCAAAAGCGAGTGGCCGCCAAGATCGAAGAACGAGTCGTCGGCGCCGACGCGGTCACGTGCCAGTAGCTCACCGAACAGCTCGGCGATGCGCTGCTCGGTAGCGGTCTCCGGCTCGCGGAACTCTACGCCGACACCGACCTCCGGGTCCGGCAGCGCCGCCCGGTCGATCTTTCCGTGCGCGGTGATCGGAATCTCGTCGAGCACCACGTACGCCGTAGGCAGCATGTACTCGGGCAGTGCCGCGGCCACTCGGGCACGGATACGGTCCACATCGACATCGGGGATATTGGCAGTTCCCTCGTCGCCGACTGCGGGAGTCACGTAGCCAACCAGACTCTTGCCCAGCCGCGGCAGGTCGCTGACCACCACGACAGCCTGTCCGACGGTGGGATCGACCGCGATGGCGGCCGCGACATCCCCCAGTTCAATGCGGAATCCGCGGATCTTGACTTGTTCGTCGGCACGCCCGACGAACTCGATATCACCGTCGGAATTGCGGCGCGCGAGATCTCCGGATCGGTACATCCGAGCTCCGGGACTGAATGGGTCGGCAACGAATCGTTCTGCGGTAAGCCCGGCTCGGCGATGGTATCCGTGTGCGAGATGGGTTCCACCGATGTAGATCTCACCGATCACCCCAACCGGCACCGGCTGCAGCGAATCGTCGAGGAGGTGGATGGTCGTGTTGATCTTGGGCCGGCCGATGGGCACGATGCGGGTGCCCTGCGGGCCCTCAACTTTGTAACGGCTGGCGTTGATCACGGTTTCGGTAGGGCCGTAGAAGTTGTGCAGAAGCGCGTCGAAGGTCGCGTGGAATTTGTCGGCCACCTCGCCGGGCAGCGGCTCACCACCGATGGGCACTCGCTGCAATGTCCGCCACTCGTTCACGCCCGGCAGCGACAAGAACAGTCCGAGCAGGGAGGGCACGAAATGCATTGCGGTGATGCCCTCGTCGCGCAAAAGGGCGGTGAGATAGCCGATGTCGGTGAGGCCCCCGGGGCGGGGGATCACCATCCGGGCGCCGCAGGCCAGGGTGCCGAATATTTCGGCGATCGATACGTCGAAGCTCGCCGAGGCGACCTGGAGCAGCCGGTCGGTGCTGTCCACCGCGTACTCGCCCCTGAACCATACGAAGTATTCCGCCACCGGACGGTGCGGTACCGCAACGCCCTTGGGCAGGCCGGTCGTTCCCGATGTGTAGATCAGATACGCCGTATTATCCGGGCGCAGCGGCCGGGCGCGATCCGAGTCGGTGGGATCGTGGACTGAGTATTCGGCGAGATCGCTCACAGGCTCGCGCAACACCAGTTTCGCGTTGCAGTCCTCGAGGATGAAGGCCTGCCGGTCGTGCGGGTAGCTGAGATCCACGGGCACATACACCGCACCGGCTTTGACCACGCCCAGTGCGGTGATCACCAGCTCCGGCGACTTCTCTAGCAGCACTGCGACCCGGTCTTCGCTGCCTATCCCGCGGTTGATCAACCAGTGAGCCAACCGGTTCGACTCCTCGCTGAGCTCACGGTAGGTGTAGTGGCGGCCCTCGTACACCACGGCGGTCGCGTCCGGCATCCGGTCAGTCTGCTCGGACACCAGTTCCACGATGGTTTTCGTTGGGGTGTCAAACTTTTCGCCGTGCGACACCGCACGCAGCCACTCCGCGTCGCCGGCGCCCATCAGCGCTAGGTGCGACAGCGGCGTGTCCGGTGCGGTCAGCGCATCGTCGAGCAAGACGGCGAAGTGTTCGAGCAGTTGTTTCACCAGGGCGGGTTCGAGAATCTCCAGGAGGTGTTCGGCTTCGACCAGGGCTCCACGAGGGTCGAATTCGACCATGAATCCCAGTGGCAGCTGGGTGACGTTGCTGCGCAGGTCGTAGCGCTGGCACGTCGTGCCGGGCGGGTTGAATCCGCCGCCATCGGGCTCCCGGAATCCGAAGCTGATCCGAGTCATGCGCTCGGCTCCGTGACGGCGGTCGGGGTTCAGTTCCCGCACCACACGGTCGAGGTCAATTCGTTGGTGTGCGAACGCACCGGAGACGATATCGCGGGTCGAGGTCAGGAAGTCGCGGAAGCTCGTCGCTGCCTGCGGTCGCAATCGCAGCACCACGGTATTGCCGAAGTAGCCAATGCAGTCTTCGGTGCCGAAACCACGATTCAGCACCGGTGTGGCGACGAGGAAGTCGTCAGTGTGAGTGTAGCGATGCAGCAGGGCACCGAATGCCGCGAGCAGCACCGTATAGGGCGTGCTGCCGGTGTCCTTGGCGAGTGCGACGACCCGCCCAACGGTGTCGCCGGACAGCCGCCGCGTGGTGCGGGCGGCGCGCCAGTTGGTCGGCACCTTCGTCCCAGCTGGACCCGGCAGTTCCAGCGGCTCCGGCGGATCGGCCATGATGGACCGCCAGTAGTCGAGGTCGGCCGCAGTGGTGTCCGGTCCGGACACGCGAGCGCCGCGGTGTTCGGCCCCGAGATCGGTCCCCGCGTAGGCCTGAGTGAGATCACGGAAGAATGGCCGCCACGAACCATCATCCCAGGCGATATGGTGGGCCACCAACAGCATGACGTGTTCGTCGGGAGCCGTCCGCACGATGCTGATCCGCAACGGAGAATCCGCGGCAAG
It includes:
- a CDS encoding amino acid adenylation domain-containing protein, which produces MGTAAVTQATSRPALEDVIALSPLQRGLFAMATLADAESGDVDPYVIAMAAKAVGPLDVGLLRDCAAAMLTRHPNLRASFIHGNLSRPVQVIPSSVEVPWRHLRADHAEVAALEDDERRRPFDIGRGPLIRFLLLELPHENWHFTIVAHHIVIDGWSLPLFVTELLALYRAGGDTGALTPPPRSYRDYIGWLANWDESASRALWAQHLQGLDGPTLLSPALADSPPEVAIPKRTEVRLERDATTALTDAARGRGVTLNTLVQMAWATILSAFTGRSDVTFGVTVSGRPSELSGVETMIGLFINTVPLRMRLDPRETVGAQCLALQREFAVLRDHSYLGHAELRSIGGIGELFDTLLVYENFPPGAVVGAAEFVAKGAIFRPVAMESVSHFPVTIAAHLVTGELTVLVEVLDGALGTMAPKDLGRRLLAVVQRMVSGWDRPLRDIDVLLDGEHEPRTRGLSEASASGVAVHTRFTEIAVATPDSLAVSWSDGELTFHELDALTDRLAAALRRGGVAGETPVAITLARGPRYVVAMLAVLKAGGMIVPLDPGMPSERVSEIIRQASVPIVIDEEAAEELFNASVAAPPPADYQAAAVPPEHAAYAVFTSGTTGAPKGVIGTHKALSAYADDHIQRVLRPAAARIGRPLRVAHAWSFTFDAAWQPLVAMLDGHSVHIVDDDRQRDAAALVEAIHTFDLDMIDTTPSMFGQLHSAGLLDRVPLAVLALGGEALGVAAWQRIQHHCARTDLTAFNCYGPTETTVEAVVAAITEHARPVIGRPTRTTRAYVLDSWLRPVPDGVAGELYLAGDQLTRGYLARAPETAARFVAERNGSGGRMYRTGDIVRRLPDGGLEFLGRSDDQVKIRGFRVEPGEIAAVLNSHHAVRGCHVTARRHASGSRLTAYVAAGPNRPPVSELRAMLRHRLPRYLVPHHIVVLEELPLTPHGKIDENALAAITITQGPATQPETPTEVALVDAFIDVLGDSDVDVTADFLHLGLDSIASLAVVNAAKARGVALRARLILESDTIRELAAAVDAAIDSGEAGTRDAHHEVERHREIVPVPIVSWMYEYGNFQRFSQAVLIELPPEIVADQLETVLQAVLDRHEMLRARLDGVAGNYRLSSRRRGSVRAADILSRVVGPIDDAIKTHARGTLDSINPFTGAMVGALWCDDPEHDRSCLLLAVHHLATDVVSWYVLIAALASAWTQLVECEKVAFPGEYTTYREWSRLLEQRSRRAEICSQRDYWLGELAGPDPALGARMPDPTLDTWASLRASEVHHDVFETRAMLDKLAAASADIGAREFLLTALTVTLTSWRIRRGEPSDGGVLVAVEGHGREDALVDGSGSGAVAVDTSATVGWFTNVFPVRLGRTESPVDVDRVRRDPALGRELLRTVTDHVAAVPNRGLDYGLLRYQRRDPELVAAPHPQVEFNYLGRFHGGSRAPGGAPWSVITDPELTTLLPLASEPRLPLRYTFDVVAVVQETDAGPQLRTTWIWSESLTTELEATVLSGLWRDAVATLVDAL
- a CDS encoding MbtH family protein → MSTNPFDDDTGTFFVLVNDEEQYSLWPAFADIPAGWRVVHGEASREECLSYVEQNWTDLRPTSLRAALGVN
- a CDS encoding acyl carrier protein, yielding MDRTPDAVSAALEEILRDDLRVDVSGVTTQSRLVDDVGLDSVAFAVGMVAIEDKLGVALSEEDLLGCDTVGDLEAAIRARGQAIR
- a CDS encoding non-ribosomal peptide synthetase, which produces MTDIADTRAQLDKARLELLRRRLADRGLAAAAADPGVEADTRISHGQARMWFVHMADPSGALLNVCVSYRITGDIDLPRIRDAVNAVARRHRILRTTYVIGDDGDPQPTVHEDLRPGWAQHDLTDLPDDAQRLRLEVLAQREFNARFDLAADSPLRISIVRTAPDEHVMLLVAHHIAWDDGSWRPFFRDLTQAYAGTDLGAEHRGARVSGPDTTAADLDYWRSIMADPPEPLELPGPAGTKVPTNWRAARTTRRLSGDTVGRVVALAKDTGSTPYTVLLAAFGALLHRYTHTDDFLVATPVLNRGFGTEDCIGYFGNTVVLRLRPQAATSFRDFLTSTRDIVSGAFAHQRIDLDRVVRELNPDRRHGAERMTRISFGFREPDGGGFNPPGTTCQRYDLRSNVTQLPLGFMVEFDPRGALVEAEHLLEILEPALVKQLLEHFAVLLDDALTAPDTPLSHLALMGAGDAEWLRAVSHGEKFDTPTKTIVELVSEQTDRMPDATAVVYEGRHYTYRELSEESNRLAHWLINRGIGSEDRVAVLLEKSPELVITALGVVKAGAVYVPVDLSYPHDRQAFILEDCNAKLVLREPVSDLAEYSVHDPTDSDRARPLRPDNTAYLIYTSGTTGLPKGVAVPHRPVAEYFVWFRGEYAVDSTDRLLQVASASFDVSIAEIFGTLACGARMVIPRPGGLTDIGYLTALLRDEGITAMHFVPSLLGLFLSLPGVNEWRTLQRVPIGGEPLPGEVADKFHATFDALLHNFYGPTETVINASRYKVEGPQGTRIVPIGRPKINTTIHLLDDSLQPVPVGVIGEIYIGGTHLAHGYHRRAGLTAERFVADPFSPGARMYRSGDLARRNSDGDIEFVGRADEQVKIRGFRIELGDVAAAIAVDPTVGQAVVVVSDLPRLGKSLVGYVTPAVGDEGTANIPDVDVDRIRARVAAALPEYMLPTAYVVLDEIPITAHGKIDRAALPDPEVGVGVEFREPETATEQRIAELFGELLARDRVGADDSFFDLGGHSLLATKLAAALRNAFNVDVGVREIFELATVVELAAHIDTLDADSTRPHLTRVHHDGPVPLSSSQLRSWIIYRLDGPSAVNNIPFVAALKGPCDTDTLATAITDVVARHEILRTIYREIDGLPYQVIHPPAKVPVRRAEGSGEDWLQAELDSERRYVFDLETEWPIRVALLSMQEQTVLSVVMHHIAGDHWSAGVLLTDVVTAYQARGAGQEPAWKPLPVQYADYSAWQAALLADNADIAGKQREYWIRQLEGLPAEAGLRPDFPRPSLLSGSGDAVEFRIESTTRDKLAALSRELNATEFMILQAAVAVLLHKVSGGIDIPIGTPVSGRNEPDLDQLVGFFINFVVLRNDLGGNPTLREILQRTREMLLSAYAHQDLPFERVVEAVRPGRTLSRNPLFDVVVHVREQLPRGRVMTTGPGGDTSLSALEPTFDLAQADLSVNFFASDDAYRGHVIYRTDLYLRSTAQRFADRLVRVIEAFVDRPDQTLRELDIAGPQERQRILDQSTAEVSPARVYLLDEALKPVPLGVVGDVYHGGGLAGRARLPGAALTATRFVADPFAAQPGSRLYRSGERGVWNADNQLELLAETSGPPRAQAAPVAAEPPKTATERALAGILSDVLAVAEPGRHSDFFDIGGDSILAVRVAAQARDAGMPLTPRMVFEHPVLHELATALNAKCHADDAQPDDTHHAPMSTSGLSADELGALTASWEQQP
- the mbtG gene encoding NADPH-dependent L-lysine N(6)-monooxygenase MbtG, encoding MSTLAIVGAGAKAVAVAAKASVLRDMGVDVADIVAVERIGVGANWQGSGGWTDGAHRLGTSPEKDVGFPYRSALVPRRNAELDERMTRYSWQSYLIATASFAEWIDRGRPAPTHLKWSQYLAWVADQVGLNVIHGEVDGLAVAGNRWELRTHETTVRADALMITGPGQAEKSLLPGNPRVLSIAQFWDRAAGHDRIMAERVAVIGGGETAASMLNELFRHRVSTITVISPQVTLFTRGEGFFENSLFSDPTDWAALTMDERRDALARTDRGVFSASVQEALLADDRIHHLRGRVAHAVGRRGQVRLTLSTNRGSENLETVHGFDLVIDGSGADPLWFTSLFSQDALDLLELGLGGPLTADRLQEAIGHDLSVIDVRPKLFLPNLSGLTQGPGFPNLSCLGLLSDRVLGASIPTPDNPRRSDEHQSLR